The proteins below come from a single Deinococcus radiodurans R1 = ATCC 13939 = DSM 20539 genomic window:
- the trxC gene encoding thioredoxin TrxC has product MSDILTCTHCQAKNRVGAVPAGQVPSCARCGAALPWLHDGTDATFEQDLQTSVPVLVDFWAPWCGPCRVMGPVLEDLARDLPGKVRVVKVNVDENPRTAARFEVRSIPTLLMFKDGEEVDQMVGVTQKAALRARVEHLNQLS; this is encoded by the coding sequence ATGAGTGACATCCTGACCTGTACCCACTGCCAGGCCAAAAACCGCGTCGGTGCTGTGCCCGCCGGACAGGTGCCGAGCTGCGCCCGCTGCGGCGCCGCGCTGCCCTGGCTGCACGACGGCACCGACGCGACCTTCGAGCAGGACCTTCAGACAAGCGTGCCGGTGCTGGTGGACTTCTGGGCGCCGTGGTGCGGCCCCTGCCGCGTGATGGGGCCGGTTCTCGAAGACCTCGCCCGCGACCTGCCCGGCAAGGTGCGGGTGGTGAAGGTCAACGTGGACGAGAACCCGCGCACCGCCGCCCGTTTCGAGGTCCGCAGCATTCCCACGCTGCTGATGTTCAAGGACGGGGAAGAGGTGGACCAGATGGTCGGCGTAACCCAGAAGGCGGCGCTGCGGGCGCGGGTGGAACACCTCAACCAGCTTTCCTGA
- a CDS encoding DUF4132 domain-containing protein, whose translation MAGGLDLTEYFRQYEQPWQPDFAARLAAAPESVQGWVQARLTEGKTWPAMQEQARVWSEALLSASPEELRALTGVLFPQFPELAARAYRTVLETRPYTRGLLRRAFRAGAQGNDAERGGAAAGWLWSLWTLLRAYPEGVLWVAEAAGLFEAYESRLLGPLLAQAVSEGDAGVLQLLKDTASTQHPVARMGRHVPQALLGSDDPQAWEYARQLLLAAQRQEGLRQVILETVDEAHPGAFPLFLNTVLDEDLLRFAAVLRAACVWYGLGYDVTDMKKVRQLLTLARGYLEDAAQVTQAVSSGSGEEVYMALYTLGMRDADEAAALARPLLTDPDPARRMAAAQFLSAAHLLQSADLARLLADEDLRLGAVALAPGSYPSGWVTPENTNPLTFDALRAYAERLSRAPRHDPLLFPWLGDVPDRASVTDGLVAVLPPDELGRIVPHLGELSPGGKSFLLARLRALAERRDRGETVRLPDDTRFILLTLLQDRSSATSQEAVTTLTALRLELSGEERTLAHDLLRRKSADLRRGLIRLLAADPAQGAASAAALLALKSTEQRQAGLQLLEEVGGLPPADFQPKNVSEATLLAKLAAPESQLTLNNGLGLFDPQDLSQPQPLRPSDNDFVADVERGAELLRSLDDFLAEHAETPVSGTGWDGETTELLTNLSPYWLSARVGRDMPLAGLWNGWWAARAGAQEGDLTRMAWALGHRVDRTETTETELLQELSEGGDTSPEQEHARLLRQRLIQQTLHAVLGPPVPLKLDRAPLIEPVLDYLSTQELTEVDTGMQLDAWESALSRLPSDTPLLKLGEERWQVEDPRSLLGPLVLQGIELAALPAEQFQQLWRVQLHHHAAFPNLPRLRMSAEMLILAERAGLANRADLLDLLIGERNAGMGDVYYGNSFDDLRSYTRRKLSDLLPTSPAWMQAVNDARDRVLAVELERGDLETPATLPALALQSVSGAARTLRLLAGLGKQPLRRGYSGHSLGKDATFSHLLRVSFPDPGDTAQTVREQAKTLGLSDPRLLDLAMFAPQWAELVSGAVGWKGLADGVYWLHAHTRDSQWSVPTDIREAWEAEISERTPLRPTDLTEGAVDVAWFRRMHRALGRAHFQTLLGAAKYASSSGGHKRAELFAAAILGEVPEDTLLARIREKRNQDAVRALGLLPLPKGKKAAQVLEARYLTLVTFRRETRQFGAQRQASERLAADIGLQNLARSAGYADPQRLMWAMEARMAPDWQQVVTADGVTVSAELDGAGAATLLVRRGEKPLKTLPPALRKNPEVLALREAVKDLAATRTRMRAALEEAMVRGDHFTPQELRDLARHPIIAPMLGSLVWVLGEGPLGFWEDESLRTLTGELPLGDQALRLAHPHDLFTGGQWREYQAAVLKRQLTQPFKQVFREYYPLTAAEKTAQRSVRYEGHHVQPVKAAALLKARGWVSIYDEGTRKTFHDEGLSVWIDDALSAGTPNEVEGLPLHAAYFMRVGEAQPLPLAAVPPRLFSQVLRDLDLVVSVAHVGGVDPEASQSTVEMRESLLRETLRLLKLKNVRLEHGHALIDGHHSRYSVHLGSGTVHRQPGGFLCIVPVHNQAQGRLFLPFADPDPRTAEVVSKVLLLAEDRKIQDPTILEQLR comes from the coding sequence ATGGCCGGGGGTCTGGACCTCACCGAGTATTTCCGCCAGTACGAGCAGCCCTGGCAACCCGACTTCGCGGCCCGTCTCGCCGCCGCGCCCGAGTCGGTGCAGGGCTGGGTGCAGGCGCGGCTGACCGAGGGAAAAACCTGGCCCGCGATGCAAGAGCAGGCGCGGGTCTGGAGTGAGGCTTTACTCAGCGCTTCCCCGGAGGAATTGCGGGCGCTCACCGGCGTTCTGTTTCCTCAGTTTCCTGAGCTGGCCGCCCGCGCCTACCGCACGGTGCTCGAAACGCGGCCCTACACGCGGGGGCTGCTGCGCCGCGCCTTTCGCGCCGGGGCGCAGGGAAACGACGCCGAGCGCGGTGGGGCCGCCGCCGGGTGGCTGTGGAGCCTCTGGACGCTGCTGCGGGCCTACCCGGAAGGCGTGCTGTGGGTGGCGGAGGCGGCGGGGCTGTTCGAGGCTTATGAGAGCCGCCTGCTGGGGCCACTGCTCGCGCAGGCGGTGAGTGAGGGAGATGCGGGCGTCCTGCAACTGCTCAAGGACACCGCCAGCACCCAGCACCCCGTCGCCCGGATGGGGCGGCACGTGCCGCAGGCGCTCCTCGGCAGCGACGACCCGCAGGCGTGGGAGTATGCCCGGCAGTTGCTGCTCGCGGCGCAGCGGCAAGAGGGGCTGCGACAAGTCATCCTCGAAACGGTGGACGAGGCACACCCCGGCGCTTTTCCCCTTTTCCTGAACACGGTGCTCGATGAAGACCTGCTGCGCTTTGCTGCGGTGCTGCGGGCCGCCTGCGTGTGGTACGGCCTGGGCTACGACGTGACCGACATGAAAAAGGTGCGGCAGTTGCTCACGCTGGCGCGGGGCTATCTCGAAGACGCGGCGCAGGTGACACAGGCCGTGAGCAGCGGCAGCGGCGAGGAAGTCTATATGGCGCTCTACACGCTGGGGATGCGCGACGCGGACGAGGCCGCCGCGCTCGCCCGGCCCCTGCTCACCGACCCCGACCCCGCGCGCCGCATGGCCGCCGCGCAGTTTCTGAGCGCCGCGCACTTGCTCCAGTCCGCTGACCTCGCCCGCCTCCTTGCCGATGAAGACCTGCGGTTGGGCGCGGTGGCATTGGCCCCGGGCTCGTACCCTTCCGGCTGGGTTACCCCTGAGAACACGAACCCCCTGACCTTCGACGCGCTGCGGGCCTACGCCGAGCGTCTCTCCCGCGCGCCCCGGCACGACCCGCTGCTCTTTCCCTGGCTGGGCGACGTTCCCGACCGCGCCAGCGTGACGGATGGGCTGGTCGCCGTGCTGCCTCCCGACGAACTCGGGCGCATCGTGCCGCACCTGGGCGAGCTGTCCCCCGGCGGCAAAAGCTTTCTGCTCGCGCGGCTCCGGGCGCTGGCCGAGCGGAGGGACAGGGGAGAGACGGTTCGCCTTCCCGACGATACACGCTTCATCCTGCTGACCCTGCTGCAAGACCGCAGCAGCGCCACGTCGCAGGAAGCGGTGACGACCCTCACGGCGCTGAGGCTGGAGCTGTCGGGCGAGGAGCGCACGCTCGCCCACGACCTGCTGCGGCGCAAATCCGCCGACCTGCGCCGGGGACTGATTCGCCTGCTCGCGGCGGACCCCGCCCAGGGCGCGGCGAGCGCGGCGGCGCTGCTGGCCCTCAAAAGCACCGAGCAGCGGCAGGCGGGATTGCAACTCCTTGAAGAAGTCGGCGGCCTGCCCCCCGCCGATTTTCAGCCCAAAAACGTTTCGGAAGCGACGCTCCTCGCCAAACTCGCCGCGCCGGAGAGCCAGCTCACCCTGAACAACGGCCTGGGCCTCTTCGACCCGCAGGACCTCAGCCAGCCCCAGCCGCTGCGCCCGTCTGACAACGACTTCGTGGCCGACGTGGAGCGCGGCGCGGAGCTCCTTCGTTCGCTCGACGACTTTCTGGCCGAGCACGCCGAAACCCCGGTCTCGGGCACCGGCTGGGACGGCGAAACGACGGAGCTGCTCACGAATCTGTCGCCCTACTGGCTGAGTGCGAGAGTGGGGCGCGACATGCCGCTCGCCGGGCTCTGGAACGGCTGGTGGGCGGCGCGGGCCGGCGCGCAGGAAGGCGACCTCACCCGGATGGCCTGGGCGCTGGGGCACCGGGTCGACCGCACTGAGACGACCGAAACCGAGCTGCTTCAGGAATTGAGCGAGGGCGGGGACACCTCCCCGGAACAGGAACACGCCCGCCTCCTGCGCCAGCGCCTGATTCAGCAGACCCTGCACGCCGTTCTGGGGCCACCCGTTCCGCTCAAGCTCGACCGGGCGCCGCTTATCGAGCCGGTGCTGGACTACCTGTCCACGCAAGAGCTGACCGAAGTGGACACCGGGATGCAACTGGACGCCTGGGAAAGCGCGCTGAGCCGCCTGCCAAGCGATACGCCCCTGCTGAAACTGGGGGAGGAGCGGTGGCAGGTCGAAGACCCGCGCTCGCTGCTCGGTCCCCTGGTTCTGCAAGGCATCGAGCTGGCGGCCCTGCCCGCCGAGCAGTTCCAGCAGCTCTGGCGAGTTCAGTTGCACCACCATGCGGCCTTTCCAAACCTGCCCCGCCTGCGGATGTCCGCCGAGATGCTCATTCTCGCCGAGCGCGCGGGGCTGGCGAACCGCGCCGACCTGCTCGACCTGCTCATCGGGGAGCGGAACGCCGGCATGGGGGACGTGTATTACGGCAATTCCTTCGACGACTTGCGGAGCTATACCCGGCGCAAGCTGTCCGACCTCCTGCCGACCTCGCCCGCCTGGATGCAGGCCGTGAACGACGCCCGTGACCGCGTGCTCGCCGTCGAGCTGGAGCGCGGCGACCTCGAAACGCCCGCCACCCTGCCCGCGCTGGCGCTGCAAAGCGTGAGCGGCGCGGCCCGGACGCTGCGGCTGCTGGCCGGCCTGGGTAAACAACCGCTCCGGCGCGGGTACAGCGGCCACAGTCTGGGCAAGGACGCGACCTTCAGTCACCTGCTGCGGGTGTCGTTTCCTGACCCCGGCGACACCGCCCAGACTGTGCGCGAGCAGGCGAAAACCCTGGGGCTGAGCGACCCCCGGCTGCTTGACCTCGCCATGTTCGCGCCGCAGTGGGCCGAGCTCGTCAGCGGCGCGGTGGGCTGGAAGGGGCTGGCGGACGGCGTGTACTGGCTGCACGCCCACACCCGCGACTCTCAGTGGAGCGTGCCGACGGACATCCGCGAGGCCTGGGAAGCCGAAATCAGCGAGCGCACGCCGCTGCGCCCCACCGACCTCACCGAGGGTGCCGTGGACGTGGCGTGGTTCCGGCGGATGCACCGCGCCCTGGGCCGCGCGCACTTTCAGACCTTGCTCGGCGCGGCCAAATATGCGTCGTCCAGTGGCGGGCACAAACGCGCCGAACTGTTCGCCGCGGCCATTCTGGGCGAGGTGCCGGAAGACACCCTGCTCGCCCGCATCCGCGAAAAACGCAACCAGGACGCGGTGCGGGCGCTGGGGCTGCTGCCGCTGCCGAAGGGCAAAAAGGCCGCGCAGGTGCTGGAGGCGCGTTACCTCACCCTCGTCACCTTTCGCCGCGAGACCCGGCAGTTCGGCGCGCAGCGGCAGGCCAGCGAGCGCCTCGCCGCCGACATCGGCCTACAAAACCTCGCCCGCAGCGCCGGATACGCCGACCCCCAGCGCCTGATGTGGGCAATGGAAGCGCGCATGGCCCCCGACTGGCAGCAGGTGGTGACCGCCGATGGGGTGACCGTGAGCGCCGAACTCGATGGGGCGGGCGCAGCGACCCTGCTCGTCCGGCGCGGCGAGAAGCCCCTCAAGACCCTGCCGCCCGCACTCAGAAAAAACCCCGAGGTGCTCGCGCTGCGTGAGGCCGTCAAAGACCTCGCCGCCACCCGCACCCGCATGCGCGCGGCCCTCGAAGAAGCGATGGTGCGCGGCGACCACTTCACCCCCCAGGAACTCCGCGACCTCGCGCGGCACCCGATCATCGCCCCGATGCTCGGGAGTCTGGTGTGGGTGCTCGGCGAAGGGCCGCTGGGCTTCTGGGAAGACGAAAGCCTGCGGACGCTGACCGGAGAACTCCCGCTGGGCGACCAGGCCCTACGCCTCGCACACCCGCACGACCTTTTTACTGGCGGGCAGTGGCGCGAGTATCAGGCGGCAGTGCTTAAGCGCCAGCTCACCCAGCCCTTCAAGCAGGTCTTCCGCGAGTATTACCCGCTCACCGCCGCCGAAAAAACCGCCCAGCGCAGCGTCCGCTACGAGGGCCACCACGTTCAGCCTGTCAAGGCCGCCGCACTCCTCAAGGCGCGGGGCTGGGTCAGCATTTACGACGAAGGCACCCGCAAGACCTTCCACGACGAGGGCCTCAGTGTCTGGATTGACGATGCGCTTAGCGCCGGCACCCCGAACGAGGTGGAAGGCCTGCCGCTGCACGCCGCCTATTTCATGCGGGTGGGCGAGGCGCAGCCCCTGCCACTGGCCGCCGTTCCGCCCCGGCTGTTCAGCCAGGTCTTGCGCGACCTCGACCTCGTGGTGAGTGTGGCCCACGTGGGCGGCGTGGACCCCGAAGCCTCGCAGAGCACGGTGGAAATGCGCGAAAGCCTGCTGCGCGAGACTCTGCGCCTGCTGAAGCTGAAAAACGTGCGCCTCGAACACGGACACGCCCTGATCGACGGTCACCACAGCCGCTACAGCGTGCACCTCGGCAGCGGCACCGTTCACCGCCAGCCGGGGGGCTTCCTGTGCATCGTGCCGGTTCACAACCAGGCGCAGGGCCGCCTCTTTCTTCCCTTCGCCGACCCCGACCCGCGTACGGCGGAGGTGGTAAGCAAGGTGCTGCTGCTCGCCGAAGACCGCAAGATTCAGGACCCGACGATTCTGGAACAGTTGCGCTGA
- a CDS encoding DUF99 family protein: protein MPVPVPRAYPRLSHAIGFDDAPFAREWRGDVRIFGAVYAGPTLHAVVSGRVRRDGRNATDELSRLVTAQAEHLQLVFLQGIALAGFNVVDLGALHARTGLPVLVVARRKPRLDRIRRALLEEVPGGARKWRLIEQAGEMEPCAGLYVQRAGLLLAEAEAALGTFCLTGRIPEPLRTAHLIAGGVTRGSSAGQRV, encoded by the coding sequence ATGCCTGTTCCTGTCCCTCGCGCTTACCCCCGCTTGAGCCATGCCATCGGCTTCGACGACGCGCCGTTTGCCCGCGAGTGGCGCGGCGACGTGCGGATTTTTGGGGCCGTCTACGCCGGGCCGACCCTGCACGCCGTGGTCAGCGGGCGGGTCCGCCGCGACGGGCGCAACGCCACCGACGAACTCAGCCGGCTGGTCACGGCGCAGGCCGAGCACTTGCAACTGGTGTTCTTGCAGGGTATCGCGCTCGCGGGCTTCAATGTGGTGGACCTCGGCGCCCTGCACGCCCGCACGGGCCTGCCGGTGCTGGTGGTGGCCCGCAGGAAACCCCGGCTCGACCGCATTCGCCGCGCCCTGCTCGAAGAAGTACCGGGCGGCGCGCGCAAGTGGCGCCTCATCGAGCAGGCAGGGGAGATGGAGCCCTGCGCTGGCCTCTACGTCCAGCGGGCGGGCCTGTTGCTGGCAGAGGCGGAAGCCGCGCTCGGCACCTTTTGCCTTACCGGGCGCATTCCTGAACCTCTACGCACGGCCCACCTGATTGCCGGAGGCGTGACGCGCGGCAGCAGCGCGGGCCAGCGCGTTTAA
- a CDS encoding ABC transporter permease, which yields MSRPPRSAPPLALLLGGALTLFLVVPVLVLLTRGLTASFWPALASRAVGDALRVSLLTTGITLLLTVTLVTPVAWLLARFDFPGKPVLETLLDLPIVLPPVVAGVGLLLTFGRGGLLGPALELAGIQLAFSTAAVVLAQLFVSAPFYLRTARAGFQAVNRDAEDAARTDGASDGQVFRLITWPLAFPFLLEGLVLAWARALGEFGATILFAGSLQGQTRTVTLAIYAALESDLAPALVLSAVMVLVAFGLLLLVRSVAGRRERAAG from the coding sequence ATGAGTCGCCCGCCCCGCTCCGCGCCTCCGCTGGCCCTGCTGCTGGGGGGGGCGCTGACGCTGTTTCTGGTCGTGCCGGTGCTGGTGCTGCTCACGCGGGGGCTGACGGCGTCGTTCTGGCCGGCGCTGGCGAGCCGGGCGGTGGGGGACGCCCTGCGCGTCAGTCTGCTGACCACCGGAATCACGCTGCTGCTCACCGTCACGTTGGTCACGCCGGTTGCGTGGCTGCTGGCGCGCTTCGATTTTCCGGGCAAGCCCGTCCTCGAAACGCTCCTTGACCTCCCCATCGTGTTGCCGCCGGTGGTGGCGGGGGTTGGACTGCTGCTTACCTTCGGGCGCGGCGGGCTGCTGGGGCCGGCGCTCGAACTCGCGGGGATTCAGCTTGCCTTTTCCACGGCGGCGGTGGTGCTCGCGCAACTGTTCGTGTCGGCGCCTTTTTACCTGCGGACCGCCCGCGCCGGGTTTCAGGCGGTGAACCGCGACGCCGAGGACGCTGCCCGCACCGATGGCGCGAGTGACGGGCAGGTCTTCCGGCTGATCACCTGGCCACTGGCGTTTCCCTTTTTGCTGGAGGGGCTGGTCCTTGCCTGGGCGCGGGCGCTGGGCGAATTCGGCGCCACCATCCTGTTTGCCGGGTCGCTGCAAGGCCAAACCCGCACGGTCACGCTGGCCATCTACGCCGCGCTGGAATCCGACCTCGCGCCCGCACTGGTCTTGAGCGCGGTGATGGTGCTCGTCGCGTTCGGATTGCTGCTGCTGGTCCGCAGTGTTGCCGGACGGCGGGAACGGGCCGCCGGTTAG
- the modA gene encoding molybdate ABC transporter substrate-binding protein, which produces MRLIVLTTLLLGSTASAAQLTVFAAASLTDAFTELGQQFDARTGNKTVFQFAGSQALRTQLENGARADVYASANNAQFDPLVKAGLVVAGQPFVSNKLAVIVPSNSRKVSTLRDLTAPGVRIVIADKAVPVGDYTRRMLGAIDQAGTYGKDFSARFMKNVVSEEPNVRQVALKVGLGEADAAVVYRSDVTPALKNDVRVVALPTRFNQTARYPIGTLKASRNAAAAQAFIAYVRSIEGQKILRKWGFQSPR; this is translated from the coding sequence ATGCGCTTGATTGTCCTGACCACCCTGCTGCTGGGCAGCACCGCCTCCGCCGCTCAGCTCACCGTGTTTGCCGCCGCCTCGCTGACTGACGCCTTTACCGAACTCGGCCAGCAGTTCGACGCCCGCACCGGCAACAAGACCGTTTTTCAGTTCGCCGGGTCGCAGGCGCTGCGTACCCAACTCGAAAATGGGGCGCGGGCCGACGTGTACGCCAGCGCGAACAATGCCCAGTTCGACCCGCTGGTCAAGGCCGGATTGGTCGTGGCCGGGCAGCCGTTCGTCAGCAACAAACTCGCCGTCATCGTGCCGAGCAATAGCCGCAAAGTCAGCACCCTGCGTGACCTGACGGCGCCGGGGGTCCGAATCGTGATTGCCGACAAGGCCGTGCCGGTCGGGGACTACACCCGGCGGATGCTGGGGGCCATTGATCAGGCGGGCACCTACGGCAAGGACTTTTCGGCGCGGTTTATGAAAAACGTGGTGAGCGAGGAGCCCAACGTGCGGCAGGTGGCACTGAAGGTGGGGCTGGGCGAGGCCGACGCCGCCGTGGTCTACCGCAGCGACGTGACGCCCGCCCTGAAAAACGACGTGCGAGTGGTCGCGCTGCCGACGCGCTTCAACCAGACCGCGAGGTACCCTATCGGCACGCTCAAGGCGTCGCGCAACGCTGCCGCCGCGCAAGCCTTCATCGCGTACGTCCGTTCGATCGAAGGCCAGAAGATTCTGCGTAAATGGGGCTTCCAGAGCCCGCGCTGA
- a CDS encoding intradiol ring-cleavage dioxygenase produces the protein MTDPQDPRLILTPGADHDHDHADDDFTHLGLAADTQMLGRSVLDRRRLLGLGALGVGTLLGAVALGTPASALLAGRPPLPPGGPGGPGGPGAGGPAGQGDADTVSSANGQCRTLPSETQGPYPADGSSASGQTLNLLEQSGIVRRDLTRSLKTGHTVSGVPLTLTLQLVNVKSNCAPLAGHVFYLWSCTPAGEYSLYSRSIVGEDYLRGAQVTDAQGRVTFQTVFPGCYAGRWPHLHFEVYPSLAAAVKGNVDHNAALVSQIALPETVCRAVYADPRYSGSLRNFGAITLATDNVFRDGVAAQTPRITGSAATGYTANLTVGLQV, from the coding sequence ATGACCGACCCCCAAGACCCTCGCCTGATCCTCACACCCGGCGCAGACCACGACCATGACCACGCCGACGACGACTTCACCCACCTCGGCCTGGCTGCCGACACGCAGATGCTGGGCCGCTCGGTGCTCGACCGCCGCCGGCTGCTGGGGCTGGGCGCCCTGGGCGTCGGCACGCTGCTGGGCGCGGTGGCTCTCGGCACCCCTGCGTCGGCGCTGCTGGCGGGCCGACCCCCGCTGCCTCCTGGGGGTCCGGGCGGCCCTGGTGGACCCGGCGCAGGTGGACCGGCGGGGCAGGGCGACGCCGATACCGTCAGCAGCGCCAACGGCCAGTGCCGCACCCTGCCGAGCGAAACCCAGGGGCCGTACCCCGCCGACGGCAGCAGCGCGTCGGGGCAGACCCTCAACCTGCTCGAGCAGTCGGGCATCGTGCGGCGCGACCTGACCCGCAGCCTCAAGACGGGCCACACCGTGTCGGGCGTGCCGCTCACGCTGACGCTGCAACTGGTGAACGTCAAGAGCAACTGCGCGCCGCTCGCCGGGCATGTCTTCTACCTCTGGAGCTGCACGCCCGCCGGGGAATACTCGCTCTACAGCCGCAGCATCGTCGGGGAAGACTACCTGCGCGGCGCCCAGGTCACCGACGCGCAGGGCCGGGTCACTTTTCAGACCGTCTTTCCCGGCTGCTACGCGGGGCGCTGGCCGCACCTGCACTTCGAGGTTTATCCGAGCCTGGCGGCGGCAGTGAAAGGCAACGTGGACCACAACGCCGCGCTGGTGTCGCAAATCGCCCTGCCCGAGACCGTCTGCCGCGCCGTCTACGCTGACCCGCGCTACAGCGGCAGCCTGCGTAACTTCGGCGCCATTACCCTGGCCACCGACAACGTGTTCCGCGACGGGGTGGCCGCCCAGACCCCGCGCATCACGGGGAGCGCTGCGACGGGCTATACGGCGAACCTCACGGTGGGCTTGCAAGTCTGA